GAATATGCCGGAAAGTGTAATCCAAGTGTAACATACAGTGTTTTCATCAAACCAATCCAATTTCTTTAAAACTACTCAACACATGATTATAagatattgatatttttttaatttcctataattttaggatgaatatatttttaaatagaacATCTTTAGGTTAAATCATCGTGCAGCTCAGTTGAATTAAATTATCTAAACTTTTCTACAACTATCAAGGTGAGATGAtaatatgtttaatatttttttatttttatataaatttaaattaattaatttttataataaaatattttttgattgaaTTTGTAATCGAGTGTAACTAACTCTTTGAATTTTCACCAAACTTATACAAATTTATGTAAAACTAATAAGGTAAGAtgctaatgtttcatatcattttttttctatttatataTGCATTTAGGGCGATtaattttttgaaatataatatttttatgttaaATTTGTGATGAGTGTAACTTGAGTATAATTGGAGTTAATTTTTATCAAACCAATTTAAACTAACGTGAGACTAGAAGCACAtcacatcatttttttttctaattgctTATGAGTTTAGTgtgataaatttttaaataaaatatttttaggttaAATATGTACTAAGTGAAACTTGAGTTTATTTTCAACAAACTAATTCAAACATTTTTAAAACTACTAATGTTATTATAAGATATCTAGTATCACCTTTctatttttatgaatttataattattattattttcaaataggGTATTCACCCTTGAGCAGTTTCACTACGAGTTTAGACAATACCATTGAATAGTACAATATTCGATGTATGGGTGATAGTACCATCCGTTTAAGGATTTAGTTTTGTTGAATATATGATCAAGTGTAACTCGAGTTAATTTTCATTAAATCAATTCAAATTTCTCTAGCACAATTAGAACATATTTCTAATTTATAatgaattaataataattttatataaaaattaatatatttttaagattattttttaaaaaaattataaatctagaatattttttatataaaaaaaataatatattcttaatatattttatgaatgagtgtaaatgaagTGTAATAACTAATCCAAATAAATTGTAAAGAGAAGGGGCGGGAGAGAGAGGAAGGATAACGGAGAgaaagaggatgaggaggaggatgtGAGGGAGATAGATGAGATTAGGGGGAAGAGGAAAAAGGGGGAGGGGAAGGAGATAATAAAAGTGGGAAAAAAAGAATATGACGATGGAGGAGAGAGTGGAAGTGAAGGAGGTAAATGATAATTTAAGAGAATCAAGGGATAATCTAATGTTCAATTAAATCATAGTTGAACTAATTTGATCCCATTCATCTGAACAAAATTCATTTAATTCTAAAAACTCAAGTCAAATctagtcattatatatatatatatatatatatatatttatttatttatttatttatttatttatttatttatttatatttttttataatatctttttttataattctaaaaaatcccATTactagggatttttttttttttgataagttgcTCATATTCATTATCATCgaatttcaaattttgataaatgttttcttttttattattattttaaagagAATATACGATTAAGATCGTATTATTCTTTTTATCTCAACTTATCTCTTCCAACTTCTCATGCACAACATAAAGAGGCGGTGGAGGCGATTTCGACTCAACCATGGTCTCTCCTGCCCTCCCATCTCCGAAGACCTATGAGATGGAGAGAAGCGTCGCGGCGACGGACAACTCCTCTAGATATCTGCCGATGCTCGCTCCGGACAACGTGtttttccccttcttcttcttcctcgggaCTTCTGCGTAGCCTTTTCtccgctgctctctctctctctcatctccggTGCTCTGTGGAGACGTGAGAGAAGGAGAGAAGTGGCATGGAAATGAGATAGACGGCTTCGGTGCACCATCTCCGGTGATGCTTTTTTCTTGCTCTCTGCTGCATTTAGTTATCGAAGAACCATCTTGTTGCTTGTTTTGAATTGAATGGCCGATGGATGTCAGATAGCAAGCTAATACACGTCGAAGAACTCCTGCACCCTGCAAAGATGCGGAGAGCTCTTTCTTTCGCCATTGTTGCTGCGATCGGTAACTTCCTGCAGGGATGGGATCAGGCCACCTTGTCAGGTAAATGCTTTCTCTGATCTCAAACGCAGCAAAACTTGAATCTATCGATCACACAAACGTTTGTCTCTCTTGGATTACTCGGCGTGCAGGTTCTCTTACTTACATAAGGCAGGAGTTTAGGCTGGAGGACGAGCCTATTATTGACAGTCTAATTAACACCATCCCTCTCATCGGCGCCGCCATCATCACGGTGTTCTCAGGAGCGCTCTCAGATCGGTTTGGCAGACGGCCGATGCTAATTATCTCCTCAGTTTTCTACATCGCTGGTGGCGTTTTGACGATATGGTGTCCCGACGTATACATACTGCTCTTGGCAAGGCTGGTATTCGGGTTTGGGATTGGTTTGGCCGTAGCTTTCGTCCCGGCTTACATAACTGAGGTATCTCCATCGGAGATGAGGGGCTTACTGAGCACCCTTCCACAGTTGACGGGCACGACGGGGACGACTGTGGCGTATGATGTGGATTTCGGGATGTCATTGCAGAGCCAACCTAGTTGGAGATTACTGTTTGGAGGCATCCTATTTCTTTCCATCGTGTACTTCGTTTTCACGGTGTTCTTTCTGCCGGAGGCACCAACATGGCTCGTCAGCAAAGGACGGATGGAGGAGGCCAAACACGCTTTGCAGAGACTACGCGGAAGAGAAGATGTGTCAGGTCTGTTCTGAGATACAACTTACGATTGCTTGACTAATAGCAGCAATCTATCATCGTCAGTGTGTGCTGATCTTTTTGTACcaggagaaatggctcttttggcTGAAGGTGTGGGAGTTACTGCAACTGAGCTCCCCGTGGAGCAGGAGTCGACTGGTGTGAAGGACATGAACATGCCATATCGTCCAAAGAGAAGAATCGCTTGGGTTAGACGACCAGCAACGGAACGTAGTCTTCTTGGAAGTGTCCTTGATCCTGTtcggatcagatggaagcggcgtGCAAGTAATGAGCAAGCCGATGTGGAGAAGAACCCTCCCAGGGAGGGCGAGTCCTATGCCTCTGATGATATGTACACTCCATTGCTCTCAGACCACGGAACAAATGGAGGAGGAGATCCCAAAAGGGTCATTTTGTGCATGGAAGCTGTGTCTGGATCGCAGAAACATTGCGTGCTTGTCATTCCTGAAGGTGATGCCTCAGAAACAGATCAATGTGTCGAAGCCAAAGCATCGGTGAGCCAGCATCCAAGTCGGCCAGCTTTGGTTCCACCCTGCGGCGGACTCAAACATGTATTGTTTCTCTGTATTGGGATGCAAATTCTTCAGCAGGTAAAACAAAACGAGACACATAATCAGGTTTGATTCATCTTCAGTGATCTCTCAGTATATTTGATTCTTTGCTAGTTTTCTGGCATCAACGGCGTCCTTTATTACACTCCACAAATTCTTGAGCAAGCTGGAGTTGGGATTATTCTCTCAAAACTGGGACTCAGCTCTGTTTCAGCATCTCTGCTCATCAGCTCTGTTATATTTACGTTGCAGCTCCCGTGCATACTTGTTGCCATGAGGCTCATGGATGTCAGCGGAAGAAGGTAAGAGGAAGAAGGCGATCTCTCCGTGTTGGTTCTTCATTTGGATTCCAGTTCTCATGTAGGTTTCTGCAGGAGTCTTCTGCTGGGTACGATCCCCCTGCTGATCGCGTCGCTTCTTCTTCTGGTTCTGGTGAACATGGTGGACTTGGGCGCAATCGCACATGCGGCGCTCTCCACCGTCAGCGTGGTGGTGTACATGTGCTGCTTCGTCATGGGGTTCGGACCCATCCCCAGCATCATCTGCTCGGAGATCTTCCCGACGCGCGTCCGCGGGAAGTGCATCGCCGCGTGCTCCGTCACCGCGTGGCTCTGCAGCATCGTCGTCGCCTTCACGCTGCCCCTCATGCAGCGCGCTGTGGGCCTCTCCGGCGTCTGTGGCGCGTACGCCTTCGACTGCCTCGTATCGTTGGGTTTCATCTTCTTCCTCGTTCCTGAAACGAAGGGCGCGGTGATGCCACCTtgaagtcgtcgtcgtcgtcgtcgtgtcgtcgtcgtcgtttcgTAGTTGACTCTAGTTTTCGGTCATTATTGTTTCGGCTTTAATTTTTGCAACATTTTATggggtttattattattattattattattattattattatatatatatattttatttatttatttgcaaCCTACTTCATATGTTTTTGCAAGATTTCCTATTTTACACATGGATTATATTTCATGAGACAGCCTAACACCTGTTAAATACTTTTGCTAATAGAACACTTATCATTCGGTGAAACACTGAAAAAGAAACAGAAAATAATGAACAAAGAATGATTGTGGGAAAATTGCAAAATTCATGAAGCTTTTCTCGGAATTTATCATAGCAATTATTTACCGGGTAATCTGTTACAGTAGTTCATCTTTTCCCTGCCATCTACTTAGTAGAATACTATAGTAACCATTCTTGATGATTGCAGGTTCCCATTGGAAGTCATAACCCTCTGTTGAAACTTCGTTTCAGTATCGTAATAGCTACTGTTGAAGAAACAATTTCTGCTTGTGTGGTTGCAGGAATAtgcaattttctaatcctctttctaCTTGTGCAAATGGGAAATCCACAAGAATATGGTTTGATGAACATATAAGAATTCATCATGGAAGCCTGAATATTGGGAGTAAACTGCAACAAATCAATAAGCACAAGATGACAGCAATCACCACCAACCCTCACTTTATTGTCATTTTGAGTAGTGTGGCAACAATCAGAGTTCCCATTTATGTTCTTGGAAGGGAGATGAAATGTTGCAGTTTGTTGGTTTGCAGATAAATAAGGATAGAGATCCAACATCCACAAGAAGCAGCACAAACGCCAATAAGCACAGCCAAATTATCTTGGATAAGCAGCAGCATAACTCACATAGCCTGAAAAGTAGGGGGAAAAAAAGtccgttgttaaaagcaaacaaaataGAAATTATTAATCAACAAATGGAAACAACAGGAGATCTCGGCCAAAAGGACCGGTCAATAACTTTACGTTTCAAGAGTTTGCCTATGGCTGCATTGGGGCAGCCAAATGTATCAAGAATTTGCCTATAACAGCATCGGGCCACCAAGTCACTAGAAATAAAGATACTGTTCTAGTAATGGTCTTGATGGATGAATCATAAATGACAGCTGTTCAGAAGCAGGATTCATGGATGAGAATTTAACTAGAAAATGTTGAAAGAGTTGTAGCAATCCTCAGGCATTTGCAACTGGGCCGAGAGGTCAACGAGTAACTAGTTCATAACTAGTATCCGATGACTTGTATAAAGGCTTTCATAAAAAAAGCAAGGACAGAGAAAAGAACACCATAACTTTGGAAAAAATATGAATGTTTTTGCCATTTTCTTTTGATCAAACATCCAAAAATCAGAGTTAAAAGTCACTGAAAATTGCATCTTTTTGCTATTTCACCAATATCTCATTAATTATAACTTGCAATAAAATGCTTTGCTAAATAATTGTTTTCCATCTATATATCCAGATGACATGCCATGAACTCATGTTAAAGTCTTTTGTTCCAACTGATGCTGCAAATACATGCAATTACTCCTGCTAATATAGATGACAGGTGGTGTTATGATAAATTAGTTGACTATTACAGTGCTTTCCGGCAGAAAACGCACATGAGCTAGAAGACTCAAACAAAGAGTCAGAAATTTATTTAATGGTAG
The DNA window shown above is from Musa acuminata AAA Group cultivar baxijiao chromosome BXJ2-4, Cavendish_Baxijiao_AAA, whole genome shotgun sequence and carries:
- the LOC135608713 gene encoding monosaccharide-sensing protein 2-like; the protein is MSDSKLIHVEELLHPAKMRRALSFAIVAAIGNFLQGWDQATLSGSLTYIRQEFRLEDEPIIDSLINTIPLIGAAIITVFSGALSDRFGRRPMLIISSVFYIAGGVLTIWCPDVYILLLARLVFGFGIGLAVAFVPAYITEVSPSEMRGLLSTLPQLTGTTGTTVAYDVDFGMSLQSQPSWRLLFGGILFLSIVYFVFTVFFLPEAPTWLVSKGRMEEAKHALQRLRGREDVSGEMALLAEGVGVTATELPVEQESTGVKDMNMPYRPKRRIAWVRRPATERSLLGSVLDPVRIRWKRRASNEQADVEKNPPREGESYASDDMYTPLLSDHGTNGGGDPKRVILCMEAVSGSQKHCVLVIPEGDASETDQCVEAKASVSQHPSRPALVPPCGGLKHVLFLCIGMQILQQVKQNETHNQFSGINGVLYYTPQILEQAGVGIILSKLGLSSVSASLLISSVIFTLQLPCILVAMRLMDVSGRRSLLLGTIPLLIASLLLLVLVNMVDLGAIAHAALSTVSVVVYMCCFVMGFGPIPSIICSEIFPTRVRGKCIAACSVTAWLCSIVVAFTLPLMQRAVGLSGVCGAYAFDCLVSLGFIFFLVPETKGAVMPP